A region of the Massilia sp. erpn genome:
AAGCAGGCGCCGTCCAGGGTGCAGCTATTGTGCTCGCTGTCGAAGCACTCGGCGATGAAGAAATCGGTTTCGCTGTCGCGCACCACTTCGCCGATATTGATCTCTTCCGGCTCGCGGTTCAGGCGCAGGCCGCCATTGCGGCCACGCACCGTTTCCACCAGCCCCGCCACGCCAAGCTGGTGAATCACCTTGGTCAGGTGATTTTTCGAAATGGCGTGCAGATCGGCGATGTCCTGGATCGTGACCAGACGGTCCCGGTTCATGGCCAGAAACATCAGGGAACGCAGCGTGTAATCGGTGAAGGTAGTGAGTCGCATGTGAAAGCATGATGCATGCCAAATCCGGCATTGTAAGTATATGTTAAACCATTCCGGCCGCCTAAGGTTGTCTATTACACTTTTGCTAAAATACCGCACTTTGCTAAACAAGAAACCGCATGAAAATACTGCTCGTCGAGGACGATCTGGGACTGGGGAACGGCATCCGCAACGCGCTGGCGGAACAGGACATGGATATTGTCTGGGTACGCTCGCGGCAGGACGCCCGCCAGCAGCTGGCCGCGCACCGTTTCGGCCTGCTGCTGCTCGATCTGGCCCTGCCCGACGGCGACGGCCTGGGCCTGCTGCGCGAACTGCGCGGCGTGCGGGATGGCTTGCCGGTGCTGATCCTGACCGCGCGCGACGCCCTGCACGACCGCCTGATCGGCCTCGATAGCGGCGCCGACGATTATCTGGTCAAACCCTTTGCGCTGGCCGAGCTGCAATCGCGCATCCGCGCCCTGGCGCGTCGCAGCTACGGGGCGAACAGCGATAGCCTGACCCTGCGCGGCCTGCACATCAACCTGTCCTCGCACCGCGTGACGCTGGAGGGCAAGGATCTGGACCTGTCGCGCAGCGAGTATGTGCTGCTGACGGCGCTGGCGCGGCGCTGCGACCGCGTGCTCACGCGCAGCACGCTGGAGCAGGAGCTGCACCAAGCCGGTTCGGCCAGCGACAGCAATGTGCTGGACGTGCATATCTCGAATCTGCGGCGCAAGCTGGGCAGCGGCTTTATCCGCACCGTGCGCGGCATCGGCTATGTGGTGGACCGCGAGCCGCTGCAGGCCGCCGGGCAGAGGACCGCGTGAAAACGCGCTGGCGCCGTCTGTGGCAGCCTTCGCTGGCGCAGCGCATGCTGCTGGCGCAACTGGGCTTGCTATCCCTGCTCTGGCTGGCGTTGTGCGGCTACGCCATTTACGATACCGTGCACCAGAACGAAGACCTGGGCTTCGACCAGCGCTACGAGCTGGCGCTGGCGGCGGCGCGCAACCTGTCCGGCGATCCGGTGCGCCAGCGCGATATGCTGCAGCATATCGACCGCATCAACCGTGGCGACGGTGTACAGGAGTCCAATCCGAGCTGGCAGTTGCTGATGGAAGTCTGGCAGGATGGGAAGATGGTGTACGCCTCGCCGGAACTGGAACAGCCCATTCGCGGCACGCAGCTTGGGGTAACGCAGCAGGTGCAGACCGGCCAGCGCAAATGGCTGGCGCGCACCGTCGCCTCGCCCGATGGCCGTTTCGTGGTCACGCTGGCGCAGCCGGCCGACCTGGCCAGCATCTATCTGACCCATAGCGGCCTGCTGCTGATGCCACTGCTGGTCTGCCTGCCCTTCATGCTGCTGCCGGCCTGGATTTCGGTGCGGCTGGCGCTGCGGCCCTGGCGCAGGGTCAGCGCCGAAATCGCCGAACGCGGGCCGCACGACCTGACGCCGCTGGACTACCTGCCACCGCACCGCGAGCTGCATCCGCTGGTGGACAATATCAACCGCCTGCTGGGCCGCGTACGCGAAAGCGCGCGCCGCGAACGCAACTTCATCGCCGACGCAGCGCACGAAATCCGCACGCCGCTGGCGGCCATGCAGGTGAATATCGAAGCCGCCATCCAGCGCACGCCGGATACCCATCTGCGCGCCCTGCTCGACGGCAGCCTGCTGGGCGTGCAGCGTGCCAGCCACCTGGTGCACCAGCTGCTTGCGTTGATGCGCAGCGAAGCCGCCGGCGCCGCCCGGCAGCAAAATCCCCTGCCGCTGCACACGCTGCTGCAGGAGTGCTGCGCCATGCTGGCGCCGCTGGCCTGCCAGCGCGGCGTGGAACTGGAACTGCAGGCCGATGGCGATGTGAAGATCAGCGGCGACACCGAAGGCATGCTGTCGCTGTTCGAAAATCTGATCAACAACGCCATCAAATACAGCCCGGACGGCGGCCTGGTACGCATCGCCGTGCACAGCGATGGCGTCCAGGCCGTGATCACCGTCAGCGACGAAGGACCGGGCGTGGCGCCGGAACTGTATGAGCGCCTGTGCGAACGCTTCTTCCGCGTGCCAGGCCAGCGCCAGGGCGGCAGCGGCCTGGGATTGGCCATCGCCGCCGTCACCGTGGCCCGCCACGAAGGCCGCCTGCGCTTCGGACCCGCCAACGGCGGCGGCCTGCAAGTGACGACCACCCTGCCGCTGGCGGCTTAAGCCCGGCGCGCCTACTTCACGGCACTGCGGAAGAACAGTCTGGCTTTCTCGCGCACCAGGCGCAGCGCGTCCCCGCCCCGAACCGAAAGGAACATCTCAGGGTCCAGCGCCATCTGGACGGGATTATTGCGATTGTACTGCTCTACATAGAATTTCACGTCGGAGAAGTCGCCATGGCCGAAGCCAGCCAAGACCTCGGAGCTGCCCACATTCCTTTGCAGCTTCATGATGTCGAGATAGCTTGGGTCCGTCGGCCGTTCGCTGGCCAGGATCAGGAAAGGCTTGCTCCATGGTTGGCTTAAATCGCCATACACCGTGCCGTCCAGATTGATGGCCGCCCGGACCCGCGCGTCCTGGCGCTGCAGTTGCAGGCTGGTGGCGCCGCCAATGGAATGGCCGTAGGCGCCGATGCGCGCCAGGTCCAGGTGGCCGCCAAGCGGATGGCCGCTGTCGGCATTGCGCTGCGCCAGCCAGTCCAGCACAAACGCCTGGTCCTTCACCAGCACCTCCAGCATCTCGTCCGAACCCTCATCTTTCGGCACACGCTCGTTGCGGATGACCTTGCCCTCGGCGTTCACGATCACACCCGAGATGCGGCCATGGTTAATGCCGACCACGATATAGCCATGGCTGGCCAGATCCTCCGCCAGCGCGGTGTACATCTCGACTACTGCGCCCAGACCCGGGGCCAGCAAAATCACCGGATAGCGCTGTCCATCCGCCATCGGTCCACCGGCGCGGGCATTGGTGCGCGGGGCGTTCGGGCCCAAATCGATACCCATGCCTTGCATCGTTTCCTTGCTCGCATACTCGGCACGCGGCTGGCTGCTGCCGCCGGCGACCGGATACCAGATTTTCAGCTCCATTTCGCGCCGGTCCTGCGGATTGCTGGAATAGGGGTCGCTGCGCCGCGGATCGCTCAGCGCAAAACCGGCTTTGGCGATGCAGCGCCCGCCGGTCGGTTCCAGCACCCGGTAGGTTTCGCCGGATGCGGCAGGCAGACCGCACAGGCTGGCGTAGCTCAACGTCGGCGGCAGGGTTTCATAGCGCTCGCTATCGCTGCTGCCGCCGCAGCCGGCCAATGCGGTCAGCAGCAAACCGGCGAGCAGAGGTCTATTGGTCAAAAAAGTCTTCATGGTGTTCTCTTTCAAGGCGAGGCAAGACGGTACCGGCCCCCATGGCAGGCAAGCTTGCCTCCCCTCCAGTGTAAAAAGCGGCCGCCGCGCCAGATGAAGATTGGATGAAGCGTTCTTGAACGTTGTTTTAAATTCCCCGCCCTTGCCGGCGCGCGCCACTGCGGCCTGACTCCTGCCGCCATTTCTTTGGCTCCTGGGGCCAATGCGTAACGGTCTGACAAGCTTCCGTTTCGAATTACTATCGATTCACAGACGTGTTGTCGCATTGTTATCAACCGATATAAATAGAAGACTGGGACGCCCATGGAAAGCGCGATACAGCAAACGGCACTCGATGTACAGGCCACCCTGGCCGGCAAGCAGGTTTTCCTGACCGGCGCCACCGGCTTTCTCGCCAAGGTCGTGCTGGAAAAGCTGATACGCACCGTACCCGACATCGGTGGCATCACCCTGCTGGTACGCGCCGGCCGCGACGACACGGGCGCGCGCGCCCGCTTCCAGCTGGAGATCGCCACCTCCTCGGTATTCGACAAGCTGCGCGCCGAGCGCCCGCATTTCCTGGAGGCCTTCTTCGCCGAGAAGATCCACTGCATCACGGGCGAAATCACGGAACCGGCCTTCGGTCTGCCGCTGGCGCGTTTTGCCGAGCTGGCGCGCAATACCGACCTGATTATCAACGCCGCCGCCAGCGTGAACTTCCGCGAGGCGCTGGACGAAGCCCTGGCCATCAACTCCCACAGCGTGCAGAACGTGGCGGCGCTGGCGCGTACGGCCAACGCGCCGCTGGTGCAGGTCTCGACCTGCTACGTAAACGGCTTTAACAAAGGCGAGATGCACGAAGAGATGGTGCACCCGGCGCGCGCCACCATCGCGCGCCACCGCCACGGGCACTACGACCTGAGCGGCCTGCTGGCCCATCTGCAGCGCCGCATCGACCAGGTACGCAAGAATGTCAGCGAGCCGGCCGAGCTGGCACGCCGGCTGACCGCCATCGGCATCGAAGAAGCCAATTACTTCGGCTGGAACGATACCTATACCTTTACCAAGTGGATGGGTGAGCAGTTGGCCGCCGAAGCCATGCACGGCCGCGCGCTGAGCATCGTGCGGCCCTCCATCATCGAAAGCACCTTGCAGGAACCCGCCGCCGGCTGGATCGAGGGCGTGAAGGTGGCCGATGCCATCATCCTCGCCTATGCACGCGGCAAGACCAGCTTCTTTCCCGCCAAGCCGGAGGAAATCGTCGACATCATTCCGGCCGATCTGGTGGCCAACAGCATCGTGCTGGCCGGTGTGGAGGCGCTCAACGACGCGCCCGCCCATCGCATTTACCAGGCCTGCTCGGGTTCGGGCAATCCGGTCTGCCTGGGCCAGGTGATCGAGCTGATACAGAATGAATCGCGGCGCAATTGGCGCAATTACGAGCGCCTGTTCTTCAAGGCGCCACGCCATCGCTTCCGGGTGGTGGGCCGGCCCACCTTCCTGCTGATGCTGCGCGCCATGGCGGCTGGACTGGCCCTGCGCAGCGGCCTGCGCCAACTGCTCGGCCTGGGCGAATCGCCCGCGCTGGAAGCGCTGCGCACCACGCAGACCCTGGCCCAGACCTTTTCCTTCTACACCGCGCCGCAGTACCGCTTCCACAACGACGGCCTACTGGCGCTGGCGCAGCGCTTCAGCGCCCGGGATGAACTGGACTTTCCGGTCGATCCGCGCCTGATCGACTGGCGCGATTACCTGTGCCGCATCCATATGGGTGGCTTGAACCGCTACGCCCTGCGCGCCCGTCCCGCCGGCCAGCGCCCGCCGCCGGGCGAAAAGCACGCGATGACGCGGCGCGACTATGCCTGGCACCGCATGGATACGGAAAAGAACCTGATGGTCATCAACAGCATCCTGCTGTTTGAAGGCCCGGTCGATATGCAGCGCCTGACCGCCACCATTGCTTACCGCCTGCCCAACTACCCGCGCTTTACGCAGAAAGTGAAACGTCGCCTGGGCT
Encoded here:
- a CDS encoding Rrf2 family transcriptional regulator, with protein sequence MRLTTFTDYTLRSLMFLAMNRDRLVTIQDIADLHAISKNHLTKVIHQLGVAGLVETVRGRNGGLRLNREPEEINIGEVVRDSETDFFIAECFDSEHNSCTLDGACFLKFKLGQATESFLQVLDGVTLADLLPKPRSAGKAQPVKFIGKDKKAGSKAA
- a CDS encoding response regulator, with translation MKILLVEDDLGLGNGIRNALAEQDMDIVWVRSRQDARQQLAAHRFGLLLLDLALPDGDGLGLLRELRGVRDGLPVLILTARDALHDRLIGLDSGADDYLVKPFALAELQSRIRALARRSYGANSDSLTLRGLHINLSSHRVTLEGKDLDLSRSEYVLLTALARRCDRVLTRSTLEQELHQAGSASDSNVLDVHISNLRRKLGSGFIRTVRGIGYVVDREPLQAAGQRTA
- a CDS encoding wax ester/triacylglycerol synthase family O-acyltransferase; this encodes MESAIQQTALDVQATLAGKQVFLTGATGFLAKVVLEKLIRTVPDIGGITLLVRAGRDDTGARARFQLEIATSSVFDKLRAERPHFLEAFFAEKIHCITGEITEPAFGLPLARFAELARNTDLIINAAASVNFREALDEALAINSHSVQNVAALARTANAPLVQVSTCYVNGFNKGEMHEEMVHPARATIARHRHGHYDLSGLLAHLQRRIDQVRKNVSEPAELARRLTAIGIEEANYFGWNDTYTFTKWMGEQLAAEAMHGRALSIVRPSIIESTLQEPAAGWIEGVKVADAIILAYARGKTSFFPAKPEEIVDIIPADLVANSIVLAGVEALNDAPAHRIYQACSGSGNPVCLGQVIELIQNESRRNWRNYERLFFKAPRHRFRVVGRPTFLLMLRAMAAGLALRSGLRQLLGLGESPALEALRTTQTLAQTFSFYTAPQYRFHNDGLLALAQRFSARDELDFPVDPRLIDWRDYLCRIHMGGLNRYALRARPAGQRPPPGEKHAMTRRDYAWHRMDTEKNLMVINSILLFEGPVDMQRLTATIAYRLPNYPRFTQKVKRRLGLPQWVEDEHFDIHQHIRLERLEKEVSLAELQSRMTELAHQPLAEDRPQWHMTVIDKAGGGHAIVFRVHHCITDGLGLVHVLNHLTDDNGLHGQTPSLAGHPHRALEAEGAYASTPARAKSSLKIAAHIGRLGMLWPDLRTRLKAPLSGQKQLVWLPPLDLQKVRVASKRMGATLNDIWVAAVSGALRQYLQERGQDADSRALRAAVTFNLREKANAFQLGNEFGLVAVDLPTDLDDPCERLRRSSARMTAIKRSHQPRATMAFLSLAGCLPTALQHFALNLFTSKGSVVLTNIEGPGSRRYLAGSRMTDLICWVPQAGRIGVGLAFISYAGQIQLALFVDTHLVPDPERLMELVQQAFAELELATRDVADEVESIATPLAPAA
- a CDS encoding HAMP domain-containing sensor histidine kinase codes for the protein MKTRWRRLWQPSLAQRMLLAQLGLLSLLWLALCGYAIYDTVHQNEDLGFDQRYELALAAARNLSGDPVRQRDMLQHIDRINRGDGVQESNPSWQLLMEVWQDGKMVYASPELEQPIRGTQLGVTQQVQTGQRKWLARTVASPDGRFVVTLAQPADLASIYLTHSGLLLMPLLVCLPFMLLPAWISVRLALRPWRRVSAEIAERGPHDLTPLDYLPPHRELHPLVDNINRLLGRVRESARRERNFIADAAHEIRTPLAAMQVNIEAAIQRTPDTHLRALLDGSLLGVQRASHLVHQLLALMRSEAAGAARQQNPLPLHTLLQECCAMLAPLACQRGVELELQADGDVKISGDTEGMLSLFENLINNAIKYSPDGGLVRIAVHSDGVQAVITVSDEGPGVAPELYERLCERFFRVPGQRQGGSGLGLAIAAVTVARHEGRLRFGPANGGGLQVTTTLPLAA